The DNA segment TTCTGGCCGTGGAAAGCGGCTATGCGGCGGTCAAAGCGGTGCAGAGCGAATCCTTCGATCTGGTGCTGATGGACGTGCAGATGCCGGGCATGGACGGACGCCAGACCACCGAGACCATCCGCCAGTGGGAAAGCGAACGGCATTGCACGCCGTTGCCGATCGTCGCCCTCACCGCCCACGCCATGGCCAACGAAAAACGCGCCCTGCTGCAAAGCGGCATGGATGACTACCTGACCAAACCGATCAGCGAGCGGCAACTGGCGCAAGTGGTGCTGAAATGGACCGGTCTGGCCTTGCGTAATCAAGGCCCGGAGCGCGCCAGCGACAGCGCAGCAGGCAGTAATGAGCTGCCGGTGCTCGACCATGAGGAAGGCCTGCGCCTGGCCGCCGGCAAGGCGGACCTTGCCGCCGACATGCTGGCAATGCTGCTCGCCTCGCTGGAAGCCGACCGCGAAGCGATTCGTGCCGCCAGCGAAGCCCGTGATCAGAACGCATTGATTGAGCGCGTGCATCGCCTGCACGGCGCGACCCGATATTGTGGCGTGCCGCAATTGCGCGCGGCCTGTCAGCGCAGTGAAACCCTGCTCAAACAGGGCGATCCCAAAGCCGTGGTGGCGTTGGAAGAACTGGAGCGGGCGATCAATCGCCTCGCCACCCAAGCCAGGATCAGCGCCTGATCCACGGCAATGCCGGCAGCGGCAATCGCCGTTAAAGTGGTGGCCGTCAACGCTGACTCGCCACCCCGTTCCAGGAGGAATTGATGCGCACGATCGTCTTCAGCAGCCAGACCTATGACCGCGGCAGTTTCCTCGCCGTCGATTGCCCGGCCGGAATAGAACTGCACTTTCAGCCGGCCCGGCTCAGTCTTGACACCGCCGCCCTGGCCGAACAGCACGAGGTGGTCTGCGCCTTCATCAATGACGATCTCAGCGCGCCGGTGCTGGAGCGGCTGGCGGCCGGCGGCACGCGGCTGATCGCGCTGCGCTCGGCGGGCTACAACCATGTCGATCTGGTCGCGGCGAAACGCCTCGGGCTGTCCGTGGTGCGGGTTCCAGCCTACTCGCCGCATGCGGTGGCCGAACATGCGGTGGCGTTGATTCTGGCGCTCAACCGGCGCCTGCACCGTGCCTACAACCGCACCCGCGAAGGCGATTTCACGCTGCACGGCCTGACCGGTTTCGATCTGGTGGGCAAGACCGTCGGCATCGTCGGCACCGGGCAGATCGGCGCGACCTTCGCGAAAATCATGCACGGCTTCGGTTGTGAATTGCTGGCGTACG comes from the Pseudomonas sp. RSB 5.4 genome and includes:
- a CDS encoding 2-hydroxyacid dehydrogenase, translated to MRTIVFSSQTYDRGSFLAVDCPAGIELHFQPARLSLDTAALAEQHEVVCAFINDDLSAPVLERLAAGGTRLIALRSAGYNHVDLVAAKRLGLSVVRVPAYSPHAVAEHAVALILALNRRLHRAYNRTREGDFTLHGLTGFDLVGKTVGIVGTGQIGATFAKIMHGFGCELLAYDPYPNPEVVALGARYLSLPELLAQSRIISLHCPLNAQSKHLINRESLAHLQPGAMLINTGRGGLVDTPALIDALKDGQLGYLGLDVYEEEAQLFFEDRSDLPLQDDVLARLLTFPNVIITAHQAFLTHEALGAIAATTLHNIATWAAGAPQNQVEG